In Nicotiana tabacum cultivar K326 chromosome 19, ASM71507v2, whole genome shotgun sequence, one DNA window encodes the following:
- the LOC107783790 gene encoding uncharacterized protein LOC107783790 yields MKPLENHTSSTATATTSSAVSEPDIGTQTGSAVESGMFSDDIDSSCSTPYVSAPSSPGRGQPHSGFYYSAPASPMHFVLSTTCVKKNVACTSISSPSEDFDFSARLTTDGAAADGSMSSADELFLNGQIRPMKLSTHLKRPQILAPLLDLDENEDEEEKCFRGRDMKLRSRSLRRRTRSMSPLRTTSFEWHEDYEEEEELEVVKEKENEKNEVEEIIKQLDEEETSNETTPCPSGSSSRSSSVGRSSKRWVFLKEFLYRSKSEGRNNGHKFWSGISFSPVKDRKLEKISAHKTPPTDTANTSESKKVKQTKEGKKKPVNGNVANGIGKRRVPLSPHELHYTTNRAQAEEMRKKTFLPYRQGLLGCLGFSSKSYGAMNGFARALNPVSSR; encoded by the coding sequence ATGAAACCCCTCGAAAATCATACCTCCTCTACCGCCACAGCCACCACTTCCTCCGCCGTGTCGGAACCCGATATCGGAACCCAAACCGGATCTGCGGTAGAGTCCGGCATGTTCTCTGACGATATTGATAGTTCATGTTCCACTCCGTATGTTAGTGCTCCTTCAAGTCCAGGTCGTGGCCAACCACACAGTGGCTTCTATTACAGTGCTCCGGCGAGTCCTATGCACTTCGTTTTGTCAACTACTTGTGTGAAGAAGAATGTTGCTTGCACTTCAATTTCTTCTCCTTCCGAAGATTTCGACTTCTCCGCTAGGCTTACTACCGACGGCGCCGCCGCAGATGGATCCATGAGCTCTGCCGACGAGTTATTTCTGAACGGCCAGATCCGGCCGATGAAGCTTTCCACTCACCTTAAACGCCCGCAAATCCTCGCACCATTGCTTGATCTCGacgaaaatgaggatgaagaggaGAAATGCTTTAGGGGAAGAGATATGAAGCTGCGTAGTAGATCGTTGAGAAGAAGGACTAGATCCATGTCACCACttcgaacgacgtcgtttgagtggCACGAGGATTATGAAGAAGAGGAGGAATTAGAAGTTGTCAAGGAGAAGGAAAACGAGAAGAATGAAGTAGAAGAGATAATAAAACAATTAGATGAGGAAGAAACTTCGAATGAAACGACGCCGTGTCCTTCTGGCTCTTCTTCGAGGTCGTCTTCAGTTGGGAGGAGCTCAAAAAGATGGGTATTCTTAAAGGAGTTTTTATATAGAAGTAAAAGTGAAGGAAGAAACAACGGTCACAAGTTTTGGAGTGGGATCTCGTTTTCACCTGTGAAAGACAGGAAACTTGAGAAAATTTCAGCCCACAAAACTCCACCTACTGACACTGCAAACACTTCTGAAAGTAAGAAAGTGAAACAAACAAAAGAAGGGAAGAAGAAGCCTGTGAATGGAAATGTAGCAAATGGGATAGGGAAGAGAAGAGTGCCGCTCTCGCCTCATGAGTTGCACTACACTACAAATAGAGCACAAGCagaggaaatgaggaagaagacaTTTTTGCCGTACAGGCAAGGATTGCTTGGATGTTTAGGGTTCAGTTCGAAGAGTTATGGAGCAATGAATGGTTTTGCTAGAGCTTTGAACCCTGTTTCTTCAAGGTAA